From a region of the Chroicocephalus ridibundus chromosome 8, bChrRid1.1, whole genome shotgun sequence genome:
- the LOC134519636 gene encoding LOW QUALITY PROTEIN: flavin-containing monooxygenase 1-like (The sequence of the model RefSeq protein was modified relative to this genomic sequence to represent the inferred CDS: inserted 3 bases in 2 codons; deleted 2 bases in 2 codons; substituted 2 bases at 2 genomic stop codons) encodes MRVVVVGVGVSGLTTTKCCLDEGLKPTCFKQSRDIGGLRRYTEHMEAGRPSLYPSVISNTSKEMSVFSDFPYPEDSPVFLPNARLLDYLRHYVEHFGLWDHTRFGTTVVSIRKRPGFATMGRWDVVXEADGKQTSHVFDAVRVCSGNFSEPSLPLHRFPGIEKFQGQYFHSRQYKLPDMFQGKHVLVVSMGNLGVDIAVEASHVAMKVTVCTGRGPXVLSRVFDHGYPWDTVFNTRLISLIRNSLPGPLSRGLINYRVNQWFKHENYGLQPEKSCLVREPVLNNDLPSYILTGRITIKPGVKEFKDNSVVFHNCPEEESTDIIVYCTGYNISFLFLEEAVVKVENKHTSLYKYMFPTHLPRPTLAILGLIKPFGAIMPVTEMQARRVTRVFKGLCRLPPQSVTEKEVNEKKKNQVRWFRLSFDEVLKTGCLVCMDKLASFXGAKPSLLGLLCRDPRPALSIFFGPCTPYEYXLGGPGGWEGARQAVLTQWDWTLTPTRMRVPDGFSSPCPSLLTVMGFLLLLAALVFGFQ; translated from the exons AtgagagtggtggtggtgggtgtgGGCGTCAGTGGGCTGACCACCACCAAGTGCTGCCTGGATGAAGGGCTGAAGCCCACCTGCTTCAAGCAGAGCCGGGACATCGGGGGT CTCCGGCGCTACACG GAGCACATGGAGGCTGGCAGGCCAAGCCTCTACCCCTCAGTCATCAGCAACACCTCAAAGGAGATGTCGGTGTTCTCTGACTTCCCCTACCCTGAGGATTCCCCGGTGTTCCTGCCCAACGCCCGGCTCCTGGACTACCTCCGGCACTATGTCGAGCACTTCGGCCTCTGGGACCACACCAGGTTTGGG ACCACTGTTGTCAGCATCCGAAAACGCCCCGGCTTTGCCACCATGGGCCGGTGGGATGTGGT AGAGGCAGATGGGAAGCAGACATCGCACGTCTTCGATGCTGTTAGGGTTTGCAGCGGCAATTTCTCCGAGCCGTCCCTCCCCCTGCACCGTTTTCCTG gcatTGAGAAGTTTCAAGGCCAGTACTTCCACAGCCGGCAGTACAAGCTTCCCGACATGTTTCAGGGGAAGCATGTCCTTGTAGTCAGCATGGGCAACTTGGGAGTGGACATCGCGGTGGAGGCCAGCCATGTAGCCATGAAG gTGACAGTTTGCACTGGCCGAGGCCCCTGAGTGCTCAGCCGCGTGTTTGACCACGGTTACCCATGGGACACGGTTTTCAACACTCGCCTTATAAGTTTGATCAGAAACAGCCTCCCTGGACCCCTTTCACGGGGGTTAATTAACTACAGGGTGAACCAGTGGTTcaagcatgaaaactatggcctCCAACCAGAGAAGAG CTGCTTGGTGCGCGAGCCTGTGCTGAACAATGACCTTCCAAGCTACATCCTGACAGGGAGGATCACCATAAAGCCAGGCGTGAAGGAGTTCAAGGACAACTCTGTTGTCTTCCACAATTGCCCTGAGGAGGAATCCACCGATATCATCGTCTACTGCACAGGCTACAACATCTCCTTCCTGTTCCTAGAAGAAGCAGTTGTCAAAGTGGAAAACAAGCACACGTCCCTCTACAAATACATGTTCCCAACCCACCTGCCGAGGCCCACCCTGGCCATCCTTGGGCTGATCAAGCCATTCGGAGCCATCATGCCTGTGACGGAGATGCAAGCACGCCGGGTGACCCGTGTCTTCAAAG GCTTGTGCCGGTTGCCTCCTCAGTCTGTCACGGAGAAGGAAGTcaatgagaagaagaaaaaccaagtGCGATG GTTCCGTCTGTCCTTTGATGAAGTCCTCAAAACTGGTTGCCTGGTCTGCATGGACAAGCTCGCCTCCT ATGGCGCCAAGCCcagcctgctggggctgctctgcagagaCCCCCGGCCGGCCCTCAGCATTTTCTTTGGCCCCTGCACTCCCTACGAG TACTgactggggggtcctgggggctgggagggggcacgcCAGGCCGTCCTCACCCAGTGGGACTGGACCCTGACGCCCACGAGAATGCGAGTCCCTGACGgcttctccagcccctgcccttctCTCCTGACTGTGATGGgtttcctcctgctcctggctgctttgGTTTTTGGTTTCCAGTAG